A DNA window from Bradyrhizobium barranii subsp. barranii contains the following coding sequences:
- a CDS encoding IS3-like element ISRj2 family transposase (programmed frameshift): MTKKSRRTHSPAFKAKVALAAVKGDKTLAELAQLFDVHPNQITIWKNQLLEGAAGVFGHDKTSAETPVDLKALHAKIGELALENGFFVRRAHQGGPAERKAMIDRDHDLSIVRQAKVLKLARSTVYYEPRPVSAEDLALMRRLDELHLDYPFAGARMLRSLLRREGVYAGRRHIATLMKRMGIEAVYRRPNTSKPAPGHKIYPYLLRGLKIERPDHAWAMDITYIPMRRGFVYLAAVVDVFSRRVLAHRVSITMEAAFCVEAVQEALAKHGRPEIFNTDQGSQFTSLEFTDVLLDAKIAISMDGKGAWRDNVFVERLWRTVKYEEVYLRAYDSVSEARASIAKYLAFYNQGRPHSSLDGRTPDEAYFGTQAMVMAA, from the exons ATGACGAAGAAGAGCCGCCGGACGCATTCTCCGGCATTCAAGGCGAAGGTTGCTTTGGCTGCGGTCAAAGGCGACAAGACACTGGCGGAGCTGGCGCAACTGTTTGATGTTCATCCGAACCAGATCACGATCTGGAAAAACCAGCTCCTGGAAGGCGCCGCCGGCGTGTTTGGGCATGACAAGACATCGGCCGAGACGCCGGTCGATTTGAAGGCGTTACATGCCAAGATCGGCGAGCTGGCGTTGGAAAACG GATTTTTTGTCCGGCGCGCTCACCAAGGCGGGCCTGCTGAGCGCAAAGCGATGATCGACCGCGATCATGATCTTTCTATCGTGCGCCAGGCGAAGGTCCTGAAGCTGGCTCGCAGCACGGTCTACTATGAACCTCGGCCAGTTTCGGCCGAGGACCTTGCCTTGATGCGTCGGCTCGATGAGCTGCATCTCGATTATCCCTTCGCGGGAGCGCGTATGCTGCGATCGTTGCTGCGGCGGGAGGGCGTATACGCCGGTCGCCGCCACATCGCGACGCTGATGAAGCGCATGGGGATCGAGGCGGTCTATCGTCGCCCGAACACGAGCAAGCCGGCTCCGGGTCACAAGATCTACCCGTACCTGTTGCGCGGATTGAAGATCGAGCGGCCCGACCATGCGTGGGCAATGGACATCACCTACATTCCGATGCGGCGTGGCTTCGTCTATCTCGCGGCGGTCGTCGATGTGTTCAGCCGACGGGTCCTGGCCCATCGCGTCTCGATCACAATGGAGGCGGCCTTCTGCGTCGAAGCGGTCCAGGAGGCGTTGGCGAAGCACGGCAGGCCCGAGATTTTCAACACGGATCAGGGCAGCCAGTTCACCAGCCTCGAGTTCACCGATGTGCTGCTGGACGCGAAGATCGCCATCAGCATGGACGGCAAGGGCGCCTGGCGCGACAACGTGTTTGTCGAGCGGCTCTGGCGCACGGTCAAATACGAAGAAGTTTATCTCCGCGCCTACGACAGCGTGTCCGAGGCGCGAGCGTCAATTGCCAAGTATCTGGCCTTCTACAATCAGGGACGCCCTCACTCGAGCCTTGACGGGCGCACGCCCGACGAGGCTTACTTCGGCACGCAAGCTATGGTGATGGCCGCATGA